In Streptomyces sp. NBC_00569, a single genomic region encodes these proteins:
- a CDS encoding glycoside hydrolase family 31 protein produces the protein MNGRDLVRAVRAVGLVGAVQGLRTLRSSWRRRRTDAVGLRRRGPERARVPGPVTGAEPAPGGGVVRFTRSGLRITVTVTGAVFWGWDGADPEPSYALAGSCPQPDPRAVLEPDKDGGWRVVAERVTVVVSRHGAVSVCTPGGVVLRRDLPPRWWEPTDGGEARWVQRSEVAADARFFGLGGRASGPRLRDGAYRLWNTDPGGSFGPADDPLYLTMPVQMVVADAGTHLVFHDNSWDGTVTLSEGEEGAGSGHDRAGTCEVRMEGGPLRCWVMVGAPARVLRAWASLTGAPALPPAWALGHQHARWGFGGGNEVRRIVAGYRERGLPLDAVHLDIDHLDAFQVFTVDQETYPGLPRLAEDLRRDGVRLVSIVDPAIKAEAGNAVYDAGASADAFVKDAGGKPVRGVVWPGESVYPDFTDHAVRKWWGGLYEERLAQGFSGFWHDMNEPASFAAFGDPTLPRSARHSLEGRGGDHREAHNVYGLCMARAGHEGLRELRPQERPFLFSRSGWAGMQRYGGTWSGDVATGWPGLRASLSLVIGLGLCGVPYSGPDVGGFDGEPSPELYLRWFQLGAYLPLFRTHAALRAGRREPWEFGDEVLGHARVALVERRRLLPYFVTLAHLARRTGAPYVRPVWWSAPEDRALRDCEDAFLLGDSLLVAPVLEPGADGRAVRLPYGRWYDTESGQAHEGPGQVLVDAPLSRVPVFARAGAVIPVRGDDGGLCLEVWAPARGRTGGGVVVPDVGDGWETPDVQRYTSRWSGGSVVVERQDEGGPAEPAYPVRIRGL, from the coding sequence ATGAACGGTCGTGACCTGGTACGCGCGGTGAGGGCGGTCGGCTTGGTGGGTGCGGTCCAGGGTTTGCGGACGCTGCGGTCCTCGTGGCGCAGGAGGCGGACCGATGCGGTGGGTCTGCGGCGCAGAGGGCCGGAGCGGGCGCGGGTGCCGGGTCCGGTGACGGGGGCCGAGCCGGCGCCCGGTGGTGGCGTCGTCCGGTTCACGCGGTCCGGTCTGCGGATCACGGTGACGGTGACGGGTGCGGTCTTCTGGGGCTGGGACGGGGCGGACCCGGAGCCGTCGTACGCGCTGGCGGGTTCGTGTCCGCAGCCGGATCCGCGGGCTGTCCTGGAGCCGGACAAGGACGGCGGCTGGCGGGTGGTGGCGGAGCGGGTGACCGTCGTCGTGTCGCGGCACGGCGCTGTCTCCGTGTGCACTCCGGGCGGTGTGGTGCTGCGGCGGGATCTGCCGCCGCGCTGGTGGGAGCCCACGGACGGGGGCGAGGCGCGGTGGGTGCAGCGGTCCGAGGTCGCGGCCGACGCGCGGTTCTTCGGGTTGGGCGGCCGGGCCTCGGGGCCTCGGCTGCGGGACGGCGCGTACCGGCTGTGGAACACGGATCCGGGCGGTTCGTTCGGGCCGGCGGACGATCCGCTGTATCTGACCATGCCGGTGCAGATGGTGGTCGCCGACGCGGGCACCCATCTGGTGTTCCACGACAACTCGTGGGACGGCACGGTGACGCTTTCGGAGGGCGAGGAGGGGGCCGGTTCCGGGCATGACCGCGCCGGGACGTGCGAGGTCCGGATGGAGGGCGGTCCGCTGCGCTGCTGGGTCATGGTGGGTGCCCCCGCGCGCGTGCTGCGCGCGTGGGCGTCGCTGACCGGCGCGCCCGCGCTGCCGCCGGCCTGGGCGCTCGGGCATCAGCACGCGCGCTGGGGCTTCGGCGGGGGCAACGAGGTGCGGCGGATCGTCGCGGGCTACCGGGAGCGGGGGCTTCCGCTCGACGCGGTGCATCTGGACATCGATCATCTCGACGCGTTCCAGGTGTTCACGGTCGACCAGGAGACGTATCCGGGGCTCCCGCGGCTCGCCGAGGACCTTCGCCGGGACGGTGTGCGGCTGGTGTCGATCGTCGACCCCGCGATCAAGGCGGAGGCGGGGAACGCTGTGTACGACGCGGGAGCGTCCGCTGACGCCTTCGTGAAGGACGCGGGGGGGAAGCCGGTGCGCGGCGTGGTGTGGCCGGGTGAGTCCGTGTACCCCGACTTCACCGATCACGCCGTGCGCAAGTGGTGGGGCGGTCTGTACGAGGAGCGGCTCGCCCAGGGGTTCTCGGGGTTCTGGCACGACATGAACGAGCCGGCGTCGTTCGCCGCGTTCGGTGACCCGACGCTGCCCCGCTCGGCACGGCACTCCCTGGAGGGGCGGGGCGGCGACCATCGGGAGGCGCACAACGTGTACGGGCTGTGCATGGCGCGCGCCGGCCACGAGGGGCTGCGTGAACTGCGGCCCCAGGAGCGGCCGTTCCTGTTCTCTCGCTCGGGCTGGGCGGGGATGCAGCGCTACGGAGGGACGTGGTCGGGGGATGTTGCCACAGGGTGGCCCGGTTTGCGCGCGTCGTTGTCCCTGGTGATCGGGCTCGGGCTGTGCGGAGTGCCGTACTCGGGGCCGGACGTGGGCGGGTTCGACGGGGAGCCGTCTCCGGAGCTGTATCTGCGGTGGTTCCAGCTGGGTGCGTATCTGCCGCTGTTCCGTACGCATGCGGCGCTGCGGGCGGGGCGTCGGGAGCCGTGGGAGTTCGGTGACGAGGTGCTGGGGCACGCGCGCGTGGCGCTCGTCGAGCGCAGGCGGCTGCTGCCGTACTTCGTGACGCTGGCGCATCTCGCACGGCGTACGGGTGCTCCGTATGTGCGGCCTGTGTGGTGGAGTGCTCCGGAGGACAGGGCGCTGCGGGACTGCGAGGACGCGTTCTTGTTGGGTGACTCCTTGTTGGTGGCGCCGGTCCTGGAGCCGGGTGCGGACGGGCGGGCGGTGCGGCTGCCGTACGGGCGCTGGTACGACACGGAGAGCGGGCAGGCGCACGAGGGGCCCGGTCAGGTTCTGGTGGACGCGCCGTTGTCCCGTGTTCCCGTCTTCGCGCGCGCGGGCGCGGTGATCCCTGTGCGGGGTGACGACGGGGGGCTGTGCCTGGAGGTGTGGGCGCCGGCACGGGGGCGTACCGGCGGCGGTGTCGTCGTGCCCGACGTCGGTGACGGCTGGGAGACGCCGGACGTCCAGCGCTATACCTCGCGGTGGAGCGGCGGCAGTGTGGTGGTGGAGCGGCAGGACGAGGGAGGGCCGGCCGAGCCCGCGTACCCGGTGCGGATCCGCGGGCTCTGA
- the ptsP gene encoding phosphoenolpyruvate--protein phosphotransferase has protein sequence METTLRGVGVSHGVAIGEVRHMGTAVLEPPAKQIPTEDAEREQGRARQAVEAVAADLIARGNLAGGEAQHVLEAQAMMAQDPELMADVDRRIAVGSTAERAVYDAFASYRALLAGAGEYLAGRVADLDDVRNRIVARLLGVPMPGVPDSDKPYVLIARDLAPADTALLDPTLVLGFVTEEGGPTSHSAILARALGVPAVVALPGAGELAEGTVIAVDGSTGDIFVDPSSEKRAELEAASAARKAALAASSGPGATSDGHKVPLLANVGGPADVPAAVEAGAEGVGLFRTEFLFLDDSSRAPSEEKQVEAYRKVLEAFPEGRVVVRVLDAGADKPLDFLTPADEPNPALGVRGLRSLLEHPEVLRTQLTALAKAVEGLPVYLEVMAPMVADRADAKAFADACREAGLEAKFGAMVEIPSAALRARSILQEVEFLSLGTNDLAQYTFAADRQVGAVSRLQDPWQPALLDLVALSADAARAEGKSCGVCGEAASDPLLACVLTGLGVTSLSMGAASIPYVRTALGKYTLAQCERAASAARAADSAEEARKAAQAVLSGE, from the coding sequence ATGGAGACAACGCTGCGAGGCGTCGGCGTGAGCCACGGTGTGGCGATCGGCGAGGTTCGGCACATGGGGACGGCGGTTCTCGAGCCGCCGGCCAAGCAGATTCCGACGGAGGACGCGGAGCGCGAGCAGGGGCGCGCCCGTCAGGCCGTGGAAGCTGTGGCGGCCGATCTGATTGCACGCGGCAATCTGGCCGGTGGCGAGGCACAGCACGTGCTCGAGGCCCAGGCCATGATGGCGCAGGACCCGGAGCTCATGGCCGATGTCGACCGCCGTATCGCGGTCGGCAGCACGGCGGAGCGTGCGGTGTACGACGCCTTCGCGTCTTATCGGGCGTTGCTGGCCGGAGCCGGTGAGTACCTCGCGGGTCGGGTCGCCGACCTGGACGACGTGCGGAACCGGATCGTGGCGCGGCTGCTCGGGGTGCCTATGCCGGGTGTCCCGGACAGCGACAAGCCTTACGTGCTGATCGCGCGGGACCTCGCGCCCGCGGACACGGCGCTGCTCGACCCGACGCTCGTCCTCGGTTTCGTCACCGAGGAGGGCGGGCCGACCAGTCACAGCGCGATTCTGGCGCGGGCGCTCGGAGTGCCGGCCGTGGTCGCGCTGCCCGGCGCGGGTGAGCTCGCCGAGGGCACGGTGATCGCTGTCGACGGCAGCACCGGCGACATCTTCGTCGACCCGAGTTCGGAGAAGCGGGCCGAGCTGGAGGCCGCTTCCGCCGCGCGGAAGGCCGCGCTGGCCGCGTCGTCCGGTCCGGGTGCGACGTCCGACGGTCACAAGGTCCCGCTGCTGGCCAACGTCGGCGGTCCGGCCGACGTGCCGGCCGCGGTCGAGGCCGGTGCCGAGGGTGTCGGTCTCTTCCGTACCGAGTTCCTCTTCCTTGACGACAGCAGCAGGGCTCCTTCCGAGGAGAAGCAGGTCGAGGCGTACCGGAAGGTTCTCGAGGCGTTCCCCGAGGGTCGCGTCGTGGTGCGCGTCCTCGACGCCGGTGCGGACAAGCCGCTGGACTTCCTGACGCCCGCCGACGAGCCGAACCCGGCTCTGGGTGTGCGTGGTCTGCGTTCCCTTCTCGAGCACCCCGAGGTTCTGCGTACGCAGCTGACCGCGCTGGCCAAGGCTGTTGAGGGGCTGCCGGTCTACCTCGAGGTCATGGCGCCGATGGTCGCCGACCGTGCCGACGCCAAGGCCTTCGCGGACGCGTGCCGTGAGGCGGGCCTCGAGGCGAAGTTCGGTGCGATGGTCGAGATTCCGTCGGCCGCTCTGCGGGCGCGTTCGATCCTTCAGGAGGTCGAGTTCCTTTCCTTGGGGACCAATGACCTCGCGCAGTACACGTTCGCCGCTGACCGGCAGGTCGGTGCGGTGTCCCGGCTTCAGGACCCGTGGCAGCCCGCGCTGCTCGACCTGGTCGCGCTGTCCGCGGACGCGGCGAGGGCCGAGGGCAAGAGCTGCGGTGTCTGCGGTGAGGCCGCGTCCGACCCGCTGCTCGCGTGCGTCCTGACCGGTCTGGGCGTCACCTCCCTTTCCATGGGTGCGGCGTCGATTCCTTACGTGCGGACGGCGCTCGGCAAGTACACGCTGGCTCAGTGCGAGCGTGCTGCCTCGGCCGCGCGCGCCGCGGACTCCGCCGAGGAGGCCCGCAAGGCCGCTCAGGCGGTGCTGTCCGGCGAGTAG
- a CDS encoding PTS sugar transporter subunit IIA codes for MTSVTSPLAGRAIGLTAVPDPVFSGAMVGPGTAIDPVREPSAAVAPVDGIVVSLHPHAYVVVDGQGHGVLTHLGIDTVQLNGEGFELLVNKGDTVQRGQEMVRWDPAAVEAAGKSPICPIVALEATAESLSEVIEDGDVKSGDALFSWK; via the coding sequence ATGACCAGTGTGACGTCCCCGCTCGCCGGACGCGCCATTGGACTCACCGCCGTTCCTGACCCGGTCTTCTCCGGTGCGATGGTCGGTCCCGGCACCGCCATCGACCCGGTGCGTGAGCCCTCGGCTGCCGTCGCGCCCGTCGACGGCATCGTCGTCTCTCTCCACCCTCACGCCTATGTAGTAGTGGACGGGCAGGGTCACGGCGTCCTGACGCACCTGGGCATCGACACCGTGCAGCTCAACGGCGAGGGCTTCGAGCTGCTCGTCAACAAGGGCGACACCGTGCAGCGCGGTCAGGAGATGGTGCGCTGGGACCCGGCGGCCGTCGAAGCTGCCGGCAAGTCCCCCATCTGCCCGATCGTTGCCCTCGAGGCCACCGCCGAGTCCCTCTCCGAAGTGATCGAGGACGGCGACGTCAAGTCCGGCGACGCACTGTTCAGCTGGAAGTGA
- a CDS encoding NUDIX domain-containing protein, with protein sequence MSAPHHITNPVPDSHCSSCGTAYGPDVSGWPRTCPACADVSYRNPLPVAVALQAVYDSRGSALVVITRTIAPARGGVALPGGFVDHREDWRDAVVRELKEETGIEAASRDVRLADAMSSPDGHLLLFGLLPERPAAELPEPAVTDETEGWHLLRRPAELAFPLHTLAVRAWFEGRYV encoded by the coding sequence GTGTCAGCACCCCACCACATAACCAACCCCGTTCCGGATTCCCACTGTTCGAGCTGTGGAACCGCCTACGGACCCGACGTCTCGGGATGGCCGCGCACGTGCCCGGCCTGCGCCGATGTGAGCTACCGCAACCCCCTGCCGGTCGCGGTCGCCCTCCAGGCCGTCTACGACAGCCGTGGTTCCGCTCTCGTCGTGATCACTCGGACCATCGCCCCCGCCCGCGGGGGAGTCGCCCTGCCCGGCGGGTTCGTCGACCACAGGGAGGACTGGCGCGACGCCGTCGTCCGTGAGCTCAAGGAGGAGACGGGCATCGAGGCGGCGAGCCGCGACGTACGCCTCGCCGACGCGATGAGCTCACCCGACGGACACCTGCTCCTGTTCGGCCTCCTGCCGGAACGCCCGGCCGCCGAACTGCCCGAGCCCGCCGTCACGGACGAGACGGAAGGCTGGCACCTCCTGCGCCGCCCGGCCGAACTCGCCTTCCCCCTCCACACCTTGGCCGTCCGCGCCTGGTTCGAGGGCCGCTACGTGTGA
- a CDS encoding acetoacetate--CoA ligase yields MPSAANPTPLWKPDEEFIAEAQITRFQAWASEHHGAPADGGYEALHRWSVTELDTFWKAVADWFDIRFTTPYTRVLGDRAMPGAEWFPGASLNYAEHALRTATDPARADTPAILHVDETHEPRPVTWAELRRQVGSLAAELRAIGVRPGDRVSGYLPNIPEAVVALLATAAVGGVWTSCAPDFGARSVLDRFQQVEPVVLFTVDGYRYGGKEHDRRDTVGELRAELPTLRAVVHIPLLGTDAPEGALEWSELTSADTEPVFEAVPFDHPLWVLYSSGTTGLPKAIVQSQGGILIEHLKQLGLHCDLGPGDRFFWYTSTGWMMWNFLASGLLTGTTIVVYDGSPGYPDTGAQWAVAERTGATLFGTSAAYVMACRKAGVHPSRDHDLSRVKCVATTGSPLPPDGFRWLHDEVREDLWIASVSGGTDVCSCFAGAVPTLPVHIGELQAPCLGTDLQSWDPQGKPLIDEVGELVVTNPMPSMPIRFWNDPDGSRYHDSYFDTYPGVWRHGDWITLTSRGSVVIHGRSDSTLNRQGVRMGSADIYEAVERLPEIRESLVIGLEQPDGGYWMPLFVHLAPGAALDDDLRARIKQTIRDSLSPRHIPDEIIEAPGVPHTLTGKRIEVPVKRLLQGTPLEKAVNLGSVDSVELLRFYEDIARNRP; encoded by the coding sequence ATGCCGTCAGCCGCGAATCCGACGCCGCTCTGGAAGCCCGACGAGGAATTCATCGCCGAGGCGCAGATCACGCGCTTCCAGGCCTGGGCGTCCGAACACCACGGAGCCCCCGCCGACGGCGGTTACGAAGCACTGCACCGCTGGTCGGTGACCGAACTGGACACGTTCTGGAAGGCCGTCGCCGACTGGTTCGACATCCGGTTCACCACCCCGTACACGCGCGTGCTCGGCGACCGCGCCATGCCCGGCGCCGAATGGTTCCCCGGCGCCTCCCTGAACTACGCCGAACACGCCCTGCGCACGGCCACCGACCCCGCGCGCGCGGACACCCCGGCCATCCTCCATGTGGACGAGACACACGAACCACGCCCCGTGACCTGGGCCGAACTGCGCCGCCAGGTCGGCTCGCTCGCCGCCGAACTGCGCGCCATCGGCGTACGCCCGGGCGACCGGGTCAGCGGCTACCTGCCGAACATCCCCGAGGCCGTCGTCGCCCTCCTCGCGACCGCGGCCGTCGGCGGCGTCTGGACGTCCTGCGCCCCGGACTTCGGCGCCCGCAGCGTCCTCGACCGCTTCCAGCAGGTCGAACCCGTCGTCCTGTTCACCGTCGACGGCTACCGCTACGGAGGCAAGGAGCACGACCGCCGCGACACGGTCGGCGAACTCCGCGCCGAACTGCCCACCCTCCGAGCGGTCGTCCACATCCCGCTGCTCGGCACGGACGCCCCCGAAGGGGCCCTCGAGTGGTCGGAGCTCACCTCAGCCGACACCGAGCCCGTCTTCGAAGCCGTCCCCTTCGACCACCCGCTGTGGGTCCTGTACTCCTCAGGCACGACCGGACTCCCCAAGGCGATCGTCCAGTCCCAGGGCGGCATCCTGATCGAGCACCTCAAACAGCTCGGCCTGCACTGCGACCTCGGCCCCGGCGACCGCTTCTTCTGGTACACGTCCACCGGCTGGATGATGTGGAACTTCCTCGCCTCCGGCCTCCTCACGGGCACCACGATCGTCGTCTACGACGGCAGCCCCGGCTACCCCGACACCGGTGCCCAATGGGCCGTCGCCGAACGCACCGGAGCCACCCTCTTCGGCACCTCGGCCGCCTACGTCATGGCCTGCCGCAAGGCCGGCGTCCACCCCTCGCGCGACCACGACCTCTCCCGTGTCAAGTGCGTTGCCACGACCGGCTCGCCCCTCCCGCCCGACGGCTTCCGCTGGCTGCACGACGAGGTACGCGAAGACCTCTGGATCGCCTCCGTCAGCGGCGGCACGGACGTCTGCTCCTGCTTCGCCGGAGCCGTCCCGACCCTGCCCGTCCACATCGGCGAACTCCAGGCCCCCTGCCTCGGCACGGACCTCCAGTCCTGGGACCCACAGGGCAAGCCGCTCATCGACGAGGTCGGTGAACTCGTCGTCACCAACCCCATGCCCTCGATGCCGATCCGCTTCTGGAACGACCCCGACGGCAGCCGCTACCACGACAGTTACTTCGACACCTACCCCGGCGTCTGGCGGCACGGAGACTGGATCACCCTCACCTCCCGCGGCTCGGTCGTGATCCACGGCCGCTCGGACTCCACCCTGAACCGCCAGGGCGTCCGTATGGGATCGGCCGACATCTACGAGGCCGTCGAACGCCTCCCCGAAATCCGCGAGTCCCTCGTCATCGGCCTCGAACAGCCCGACGGCGGCTACTGGATGCCTCTGTTCGTCCACCTCGCACCGGGCGCCGCACTCGACGACGACCTCCGCGCCCGCATCAAGCAGACCATCCGCGACAGCCTCTCCCCGCGCCACATCCCCGACGAGATCATCGAAGCCCCCGGCGTCCCGCACACCCTCACCGGCAAGCGCATCGAGGTCCCCGTCAAGCGCCTCCTCCAAGGCACACCCCTGGAAAAGGCCGTCAACCTCGGCTCGGTCGACAGCGTCGAACTCCTGCGTTTCTACGAGGACATCGCCCGCAACCGCCCCTGA
- a CDS encoding M15 family metallopeptidase, which yields MTRTATALRRIAVTAAAALLWTASAPGAAQAKPEPKAPQQFVALRDVDPTIIQEIRYITAHNFVGAPVDGYEKPMCILTEPAAKALHKAQAGLLKRGYSLKVYDCYRPQRAVDHFVRWAKDLDDQRMKAEFYPQVDKTRLFTDGYIAEKSGHSRGSTLDLTVVKLPALPTRAYVSGERLAPCYGPKKERFPDNSVDMGTGFDCFDTLAHTDDPRIKGAQRANRDLLRDALAAQGFVNLPEEWWHFTYKPELFPDTYFDFPISRRSLSGRPMAHF from the coding sequence ATGACACGAACCGCAACTGCCCTACGCAGAATCGCCGTCACCGCCGCCGCCGCGCTCCTGTGGACGGCCAGCGCTCCCGGCGCCGCCCAGGCGAAGCCCGAGCCCAAGGCGCCCCAGCAGTTCGTGGCGCTGCGGGACGTCGACCCGACGATCATCCAGGAGATCCGCTACATCACTGCGCACAACTTCGTCGGGGCGCCCGTCGACGGCTACGAGAAGCCGATGTGTATCCTCACCGAGCCTGCCGCGAAGGCGCTCCACAAGGCGCAGGCCGGGCTCCTGAAGCGGGGCTACTCGCTGAAGGTGTACGACTGCTACCGGCCGCAGCGGGCGGTCGACCACTTCGTGCGCTGGGCCAAGGACCTCGACGACCAGCGGATGAAGGCGGAGTTTTATCCGCAGGTCGACAAGACGCGGCTGTTCACGGACGGTTACATCGCGGAGAAGTCCGGGCACAGCCGCGGCTCCACACTCGATCTGACGGTCGTGAAGCTGCCGGCGCTGCCCACGCGCGCGTACGTGTCCGGTGAGCGGCTGGCACCCTGCTACGGGCCGAAGAAGGAGCGCTTCCCCGACAACTCGGTGGACATGGGCACGGGCTTCGACTGCTTCGACACGCTCGCCCACACCGACGATCCACGGATCAAGGGGGCGCAGCGCGCGAACCGTGACCTCCTGCGGGACGCCCTGGCCGCGCAGGGGTTCGTGAACCTGCCCGAGGAGTGGTGGCACTTCACGTACAAGCCGGAGCTCTTCCCGGACACGTACTTCGACTTCCCCATCTCGCGGCGTTCCCTGAGTGGCCGGCCCATGGCACACTTCTGA